Within the Paenibacillus pabuli genome, the region GCTTCAGGAAGGAAACACTCCACTGATTCATGCCGAAAATCTGTCCAAGGAACTTGGACTTAATTTATATTTTAAATACGAAGGCTTGAACCCAAGTGGTTCTTTTAAAGACCGGGGAATGGTGATGGCTGTAGCGAAAGCGATGGAAGAGGGCAGCCGTACGATCATGTGTGCCTCTACAGGTAATACTTCAGCTGCTGCAGCTGCATATGCGGCACGTGGTGGTCTGAACTGTATCGTCTTGATCCCTAACAATAATATCGCATTGGGCAAACTGGCTCAGGCCATGATCTACGGGGCCAAAGTGATTGCGATTAATGGTAACTTTGACCGTGCACTTGAAATTGTACGTGAGATTACAGCGAAGCACCCAATCACACTGGTGAACTCTGTGAACCCTTACCGCATTGAAGGTCAAAAAACCGCTGCATTTGAAGTGGTTGATCAATTGGGCCAAGCACCTGATGTACTTGCAATCCCTGTCGGCAATGCAGGGAACATCTCTGCTTACTGGAAAGGCTTCAAAGAATACAAAGAGGCGGGGAAATCGGACTCCTTGCCACGGATGGTTGGGTTCGAAGCAGAAGGCGCGATGGCAATCGTTAAGGGGGAGCCGATTCTTGAGCCAGAGACTGTGGCGACTGCGATCCGCATCGGTAACCCAGCTAGCTGGAAGACCGCTGTAACCGCGGCTGAAGAGTCTGGTGGACAGATCAATTATGTAACGGACGAGGAAATCTTGACAGCATATCGTACGATTGCAGCACGGGAAGGTATCTTCGCTGAACCGGCATCGGCCGCTTCGGTTGCAGGAGTATATAAATTGAAAGAGGAAGGATACTTTAAAGGCGGAGAGACGGTTGTATGTGTCTTGACGGGTCATGGTTTAAAAGATCCGAACATCGCGATCAAAACGGTAGCAACAGAGCCGCTTGTAGTAGATGATTCGGAAGAAGCAGTTATGTCAGCTATTGCACAGCTGGAGCAGCAATCCGTATGAGTTTGCAGCAAAGTGTTACAGTAAAAGTACCTGCAAGTACAGCCAATCTGGGTCCAGGGTTCGATACCCTGGGCATGGCATTGTCTTTGTATGCCTGGATTGAGATGAAGCCGTCTGAACAGACAGTTTTTCATCTGTATGGAGATCATTTGAATGGTTTGCCAACGGATAAATCCAATCTAATCTACGAAGTCGCACAGATGGTATTCAATGAAGCAGGTGTATCTGTTCCTGAACTGGAGATTTCGATGGTTTCGGATATTCCTCTTACCCGCGGACTGGGAAGCAGCGCATCTGCCATAGTTGGTGCACTGGCTGCCGCGAACGCATTAATTGGTTCTCCGCTATCAGATGATAAGTTAATGGATATGGCTACTTCGCTCGAAAAGCACCCGGATAATGTGGGGGCTTCTCTATATGGGGGGATCATTGCGGCTGCGTGGGATGGCAGTCGTGTGGATCACATCCGTATTGAGCCGCACCAGGATTTACAGACGTTGGTCATTGTGCCAGACTTCGAACTATCGACTTCAAAAGCAAGAAATGTCATCCCGCAGCAATTTGACAAGTCGGATGTCGTGCATAATATCAGCAGGTCTTCCCTGTTGGTTGCAGCGCTGGCAAGCGGGCGACTGGATATGATACAAAGGGCTATGCTCGATCGTATTCACCAACCATATCGGGCATCTTTGGTACCCGGCATGACTGAAATTTTGGAACATGCTGTACAACATGGCGCTTTGGGGGCTGCACTAAGTGGAGCTGGACCAACCGTTCTGACATTGGTGGATCGGCATGATCCTCGCAAAGCCGAGCTGGAACAGTATTTGATGAAGACTATGAGTCATGAAGACATTAATGCAACGTCACTATGGCTGGATCCGGACCTGGACGGTGTAACCGTTCTGCCTGATCAAGATGAACGTCCTTTTTTGGACAGAATTAAAGGGGAAGTTAATGCATGAAACGAATTGCCGTATTACCTGAAGGCTCCGTTTCCCATGAAGCTGTAGATTTTCTGTTTAATGGGGAACCGCTGGAACTGCTTCATTCCAAACTGATTTCTGATGTTTTTCGTGCCACGGATAGTGGGAAGTCGCAATATAGCGTCATTCCCATTGAAAATACAATTGAAGGCTCTGTTAGTTTGCATATGGACTGGCTGGTTAACGAAGTGGATATTCCAATGCAAGCGGAGTGGGTATATCCTTCCATACAGAATGTGATCGGACATGGCTCCGAGTTCTCTGACGGGAGCGGTGCATACGACTTCAGCAAAATTACCAAGATCATGTCTCATCCGGTAGCCATTCCGCAGTGCCAGAACTTTATCCGTCTTCATTCCCCGGACGCTGAGCTTGAAGGCGTTAATAGTACAGCAGAAGCGGTTGAATTGGTGAAAAAGAATCCCGGAAAAGGCTGGGCCGCTATTGGCACCCGACTTGCTGCACAAAAGCATGGATTGGATATCATGGCTGAACGGGTGACTGATCATGATAACAATTACACCCGCTTTGTACTTATTGGTCATGAGCCAGTGCAGATTCAACGTGAGCCGGATCATGTAAAAACGAGTTTGCTGGTGACTTTGCCCGAAGATGCACCTGGTGCTCTGCATCAGGTATTGTCTGCATTTGCCTGGAGAAAGCTGAATTTGACTAGGCTGGAGTCTCGTCCTACGAAGAAACGGCTGGGCAGTTACTATTTTTATATCGATGTCGAGGAAACCGTAGAGTCCGTATTGCTCACAGCAGCCATGGCTGAGATCGAGGCATTGAATTGTCAGGTCCGTGTTCTGGGCAGCTATCCCTGTTATACATATCCTTCATTGAAAACCACTTGATAAACGGGTAGGATTTGTTGAGGATTGTTACCAAGACGGGTAAAACGTGAACGTAAAAGCTTGTCATTTTGTTGACAATGAGTTGGAACAATTCAAGATTCGGGAATTAATGATTGGAAATTAAACGGAGGTGCAGTCATCCATGGCAGAACAGTGGATTTATTTGGATGGTCAATATGTAACCAAGGAGAACGCAACCGTTTCCGTGTATGATCACGGCTTTTTGTACGGAGACGGAATTTTCGAAGGTATCCGAATTTATAACGGTAATATCTTTAGATGCAAAGCGCATTTGGACCGCTTGTATGATTCGGCAAAATCGATCAGTTTGAACATTCCTTTATCCTATGATGAAATGCTGGAAGTTATGGCAGAAACAGTGCGCCGCAACGATATGCGTAACGGCTACATCCGTCTGATCGTATCTCGTGGACCTGGTAATTTGGGTCTGGATCCGCTGCGCTGTCCGAAAGCGTCTGTTATTATTATTGTGGAGCAGCTGGCTATTTATCCTGAGGAAGCGTATCTTACGGGGTTAAAGGCCGTATCTGTATCCCAACGCCGTAATATTCCGGATGCACTCAATCCCAAAATTAAATCGTTGAATTATTTGAATAACATACTTGTTAAAATTCAGTCCAACTATGCAGGTGTTGGTGAGGCGATCATGCTGAATTCACAAGGTTATGTGACTGAGGGTTCAAGTGACAACATCTTTATTATCAAAAATGGGGTAGTCTATACGCCGCCTTGTTACCTCGGAGCTCTGGAAGGAATTACGCGTCAGGCGATCATCGATCTGTGTGGTGAACTCGATCTGGAGCTAAAAGAAGTTCCGTTTACCCTGCATGATGTATACATCGCTGACGAAGTCTTTTTCACGGGAACAGCCGCAGAAGTCATCGCTGCATATGAGGTTGATGGAAGAACCATTGGATCGGGTGTAGCAGGCCCAGTCACATTGAGATTGCTTGAAGCGTTCCGTCAAATTGTAGATAAAGACGGTTATAAGGTTTGGGAAGCTTAATCTTTTCAAACTTGTTAACATATTGAAATGCAATATCCTTCTTGTCCAATAAAATCAGCATGCCAAATAGGATGCGGGTTTTGGAGGCGGGGAGGATTTTTTTTGTTTAGATGATGTCATTAGCCTAGTTCCTGCATAGGATGTAGTAACGGTATGGGCGAATGCACTGCCCAAGTAACACGTCTAGGAGGTTAGTTCCCCGTGAAAATACACATGGTTAAAAAAGGCGACACGTTATATTTACTGTCCCAAAAATATAATGTGGGCCTGGACAAAATTATTGCGGCGAATCCGCAAATTACTGATCCCGACAAGCTGGATATCGGCACGAAGGTTAAAATCCCTGCAGAGCCAGTAACACCAAAACCGGAAGGAATTATGCACAGTCACAAAGTCCAGCAGGGAGATTCCTTATGGAAGCTGTCCCAAGCTTGGGGAGTCTCATTGAAGGATATGATCAACGCCAATCCTCAGTTGAAAAACCCCAATGCCCTGCTTGTAGGAGAGACAGTCTATATTCCATCCCAGCATGTACAGGGAAATATGGTTACAGGAAGCAGTGCGGGCAATGTTGCTGCCCATGAAAAGCTTTCGCCTGAAGGCAAGGAATATACAGGCGTCAAAGAAGAGCCGGCACCACCAGTGCCGGAAACGCCAAAGGCAGTGGAAGAGAAGCCAGCCCCTACTCCAACACCAACGCCTGCACCTGTACCCGTACATGCAAATCCGGTCATTCCAAATGTGATGCCTGAATTGGAAGTCCTGCCACAGTTACCAGAGCTTCCTGAGGTTAAACCGGAGAAATCGCCTGAGAAAAAAGAGCAAGTCGCTCCAGTTGCTGAAGTACAGCCGCTGCCGGAAGTGCCAACTTATACCATGCCTAATCTTTCACCTGAGGTCATGCCGCTACCAGTCATCGAGAATACCAAGTCGCCATCTGTCGTTTCCCCTGCCACCAAATCCCCTTGTGGCTGCGGTAAAAAGTTGCACCACGCGCCGGCGGAGTATCCATATGCTCAAATCCCTGTGCCTGTTCAAGAGGTCTTTGCCGCTCCTGAATCAACACATATTGCAGGGTTTAACCATAATTCAGGGTTTCCAGGCCTACCTGAAGCTACTCCGTATTCAGTGAGCCCTTCGTACCAAGGTCAATGGCCGGAGCAAAACCATAACAACGTCATGCCGAACCTGGCTCCAGAGCAGCAGGAGAACTTTTATCCAGTTGCACCCGCTGCACAAGTCAACAGCCCATTCCCTCCATTTGTTGCTGATACACATATGAACCAGCCGCCATTTATTTCCCCTTATTCAACACTTCCGTATCCACCTTGTGGATGTGGCGGACATATGCATAATCCGCATTACG harbors:
- the pheA gene encoding prephenate dehydratase: MKRIAVLPEGSVSHEAVDFLFNGEPLELLHSKLISDVFRATDSGKSQYSVIPIENTIEGSVSLHMDWLVNEVDIPMQAEWVYPSIQNVIGHGSEFSDGSGAYDFSKITKIMSHPVAIPQCQNFIRLHSPDAELEGVNSTAEAVELVKKNPGKGWAAIGTRLAAQKHGLDIMAERVTDHDNNYTRFVLIGHEPVQIQREPDHVKTSLLVTLPEDAPGALHQVLSAFAWRKLNLTRLESRPTKKRLGSYYFYIDVEETVESVLLTAAMAEIEALNCQVRVLGSYPCYTYPSLKTT
- a CDS encoding LysM peptidoglycan-binding domain-containing protein, with product MKIHMVKKGDTLYLLSQKYNVGLDKIIAANPQITDPDKLDIGTKVKIPAEPVTPKPEGIMHSHKVQQGDSLWKLSQAWGVSLKDMINANPQLKNPNALLVGETVYIPSQHVQGNMVTGSSAGNVAAHEKLSPEGKEYTGVKEEPAPPVPETPKAVEEKPAPTPTPTPAPVPVHANPVIPNVMPELEVLPQLPELPEVKPEKSPEKKEQVAPVAEVQPLPEVPTYTMPNLSPEVMPLPVIENTKSPSVVSPATKSPCGCGKKLHHAPAEYPYAQIPVPVQEVFAAPESTHIAGFNHNSGFPGLPEATPYSVSPSYQGQWPEQNHNNVMPNLAPEQQENFYPVAPAAQVNSPFPPFVADTHMNQPPFISPYSTLPYPPCGCGGHMHNPHYGHLAYNYQDPAWGMYGSYDPYGVQTHLGPNMVPNQPVEYAYQNPYPSQNMVPPSPLGAFGELYPAQSNGGSKKGGREEVDVSQSNVSGEEVTDAGSKTKQASAKTGTAKRRTSKPSAKRTSKVSVSSASGRRNSEAEKRNSTQKRRNPWIQS
- the ilvE gene encoding branched-chain-amino-acid transaminase; this encodes MAEQWIYLDGQYVTKENATVSVYDHGFLYGDGIFEGIRIYNGNIFRCKAHLDRLYDSAKSISLNIPLSYDEMLEVMAETVRRNDMRNGYIRLIVSRGPGNLGLDPLRCPKASVIIIVEQLAIYPEEAYLTGLKAVSVSQRRNIPDALNPKIKSLNYLNNILVKIQSNYAGVGEAIMLNSQGYVTEGSSDNIFIIKNGVVYTPPCYLGALEGITRQAIIDLCGELDLELKEVPFTLHDVYIADEVFFTGTAAEVIAAYEVDGRTIGSGVAGPVTLRLLEAFRQIVDKDGYKVWEA
- the thrB gene encoding homoserine kinase; amino-acid sequence: MSLQQSVTVKVPASTANLGPGFDTLGMALSLYAWIEMKPSEQTVFHLYGDHLNGLPTDKSNLIYEVAQMVFNEAGVSVPELEISMVSDIPLTRGLGSSASAIVGALAAANALIGSPLSDDKLMDMATSLEKHPDNVGASLYGGIIAAAWDGSRVDHIRIEPHQDLQTLVIVPDFELSTSKARNVIPQQFDKSDVVHNISRSSLLVAALASGRLDMIQRAMLDRIHQPYRASLVPGMTEILEHAVQHGALGAALSGAGPTVLTLVDRHDPRKAELEQYLMKTMSHEDINATSLWLDPDLDGVTVLPDQDERPFLDRIKGEVNA
- the thrC gene encoding threonine synthase, whose translation is MRYQGLLQTYKEYLPVNENTPMLTLQEGNTPLIHAENLSKELGLNLYFKYEGLNPSGSFKDRGMVMAVAKAMEEGSRTIMCASTGNTSAAAAAYAARGGLNCIVLIPNNNIALGKLAQAMIYGAKVIAINGNFDRALEIVREITAKHPITLVNSVNPYRIEGQKTAAFEVVDQLGQAPDVLAIPVGNAGNISAYWKGFKEYKEAGKSDSLPRMVGFEAEGAMAIVKGEPILEPETVATAIRIGNPASWKTAVTAAEESGGQINYVTDEEILTAYRTIAAREGIFAEPASAASVAGVYKLKEEGYFKGGETVVCVLTGHGLKDPNIAIKTVATEPLVVDDSEEAVMSAIAQLEQQSV